The DNA sequence CATGAATGAAGTGAAGTTATTTCTTTAACACTTTTGAAGATTGAAAAGAGTAACCACAAaacaacatttacaaaaaaactgtttgggttctgaagaacaaagaaagacatttggGGGACAATGAGAAAGCAGATCATACTAAAATGTACAGCATCAGTGTGTACAAATCCATTTGAAATAGCTACCTCATGAAATACTAAGTATTGCCTTGCGTTTGTGTTGCATATGTCTATAACAATTGTTGAAAATGATATCATAGCACTTCTGATATTGCATCCTAGCATGAATCACTTTATTGTTTTGCAAGTCACATTTGAAAGCATCTAGTACAGTAAATGCCTACATGTTTATTATGATTTCATGAAATAACAATCATCAATTCTAGTGCCAATATTAATACCCAGTGTTACATTCAAAAGCACTTGAAATGCCTGTTTTTCATCTCCACACAGCCTCATTCTCTTGTGCTACAGAGTTTGGTGTAAGGAGCCCTGCGAAGATGGCTCTCTTTTGCGTTAAAGCAGTGCTTATTCGACTCTCTAACCTCTCCTGTGTCTCCTTGCACGCTTTCAAGCAGCCAGGACACAGACACTCCTCTCTTACCAGGTACAGACACTCAACTCTCTGGATGCTGTCCACTTCCACATGGTCTTCTGTAGGAATGGGATTGGATTTGATGTTCACCTTTTGCAGTTTTGGGAGGTTCTGGAGAAACTTGGGACACTGTGTCAGGAGATTGTTGAAGAGCCCCAGCTCTCGAAGTTCTTTGAGAGCAACCATAGAAAGAGGGAGGGTCTCTATGCGGTTCATTCCAAGGTTAAGGATGCGTAGGTTCTTCAGGTTCCCTAACTCGTGTGGTATGCCAGGGGTGGTCAGGTGGTTGTTGCACAAGTTGAGGTTGTAGAGATTATGCAGACGGCCTATAGCCGCAGGGATCTGCTCTAGGTGGTTGCTGTGCAGGTCCAGCCATCGAAGGTTCACAAACTTGTCAATGGTGTCTGGGATCTTCTTGAGCAGGTTGCGACTGAGATCTAGCTCATCTACGTCATACAGCTTCAGGAGGCACTTGGGGAAGGTG is a window from the Misgurnus anguillicaudatus chromosome 4, ASM2758022v2, whole genome shotgun sequence genome containing:
- the lrrc18b gene encoding leucine-rich repeat-containing protein 18 encodes the protein MVKGKKKSSNVPSGRKITLKMARNALKVTVDGKRRLDLSNMEISTFPKCLLKLYDVDELDLSRNLLKKIPDTIDKFVNLRWLDLHSNHLEQIPAAIGRLHNLYNLNLCNNHLTTPGIPHELGNLKNLRILNLGMNRIETLPLSMVALKELRELGLFNNLLTQCPKFLQNLPKLQKVNIKSNPIPTEDHVEVDSIQRVECLYLVREECLCPGCLKACKETQERLESRISTALTQKRAIFAGLLTPNSVAQENEAVWR